In the genome of Opitutia bacterium KCR 482, one region contains:
- a CDS encoding SEL1-like repeat protein: MKRAMLYPALLFLISPLFGADADYSAMFGSDKLKAASAAYEKFGYVSPLVELAKTDAAARKKLDELVADLKSKSEKSSYARERLANIYFLDGDREQFEKVANPDFAKVVFASPDEIYPELDAETYSVLTKDNRYVFGSAISRLCKINREDIAKEIWNSDGYWNREFQPWNAVSDYSTLKNMGVEGISKKRLIGFLSKFADELDAFAATRMYVLTMNDAQYAKEFETAKKVLDTLPPDRRASELRSAFDNFGMKELAAEQLEKLYEMGKLNLYEKQSLLSYWLYGNQNVYRDTIPDSFFSSPNRAKAVKLMEEIAPVDTEVSDSTTTVMLICYYAKIGDSEKLSQALKKFLPKIQNQWNLRQIAKRLILGTDGFPKDEKLAQSLLNRLMITERADFYRNLALGVTWSYSDYYIPPKQMQKFLRTSAELGNKDAAKHLLSWFGYFDALEFCDSLKDRAAAENLKACYQAENGDWSSAVESFKESAQFGGEYAKLTLACCKYEGRGMAVDKAVALSEMEKLVNSLKPYPNSYIYSNAKSQISLLFGEKSEVYGKFLDLCNLAGIADSAYDKYQVLSDYPEAGREVKILELAKSFYSWRKDNFNSSGEFLDTKKAKNKKVNIELDYEYTFSLMSGEDGEKNPEKAFNIIKNNYAYDNLGQFWLAYCYRNGIGTKADPDKADKLLASIDVSDRVPNFAFFKNAPKLPDDALKPLVERYIAGAKTGRMLANAARLYLRGTNGLAPDFARAVELYEQAAALDGRFFKKLAEVYKNNWKLKDDKKYFENLSRYFDYCKKELSYVPRDAYFDLALCHLNGRGTARDVAKALEYFEKAAERPYSTKTVPALEALAYCAEKGIGRPSDPAEAAKLRKKAEELMLAQTYPTGAKNAVAIANLYNKGGLEYNPERKLRWLEFSRKNFPSLSILREFYDFYTKNPKLRDWKKANEFLDEHAKYAPHSPWGLYRRGLSLVVGAGCEKDAKQGIALLEESSERGRSEAAEFLAYVYDKGIGVPRDEKLAEKWLAELKKKVRAYRWLAAKYINGTNFITDADRAKFLLKLGADNGDYRSKFYFENFEKFVSDSQK; encoded by the coding sequence ATGAAAAGAGCGATGTTATACCCCGCATTATTGTTTTTAATCTCGCCGCTTTTCGGAGCGGACGCCGACTATTCGGCAATGTTCGGTTCGGACAAACTCAAAGCGGCGTCGGCGGCTTACGAAAAATTCGGCTACGTTTCGCCGCTTGTGGAACTCGCAAAGACCGACGCCGCGGCGCGAAAAAAGCTCGACGAACTCGTTGCCGACTTGAAGTCGAAGAGCGAAAAAAGCTCGTACGCCCGCGAGAGGCTCGCCAACATCTATTTTCTGGATGGCGACAGGGAACAGTTCGAGAAAGTCGCAAATCCCGACTTCGCAAAAGTTGTGTTTGCTTCGCCCGACGAAATTTATCCCGAACTCGATGCCGAGACCTATTCGGTTCTTACGAAAGACAATCGGTATGTTTTCGGAAGTGCCATATCGCGGCTTTGCAAAATAAACAGGGAGGATATCGCAAAGGAAATCTGGAATTCGGACGGATATTGGAATCGGGAATTTCAACCGTGGAATGCGGTGTCTGATTACTCTACGCTCAAAAATATGGGAGTAGAGGGCATTTCAAAAAAACGGCTAATCGGGTTTCTTTCGAAATTCGCCGACGAACTCGACGCGTTCGCGGCTACGCGGATGTATGTTCTGACTATGAACGATGCGCAATATGCAAAGGAATTTGAAACTGCGAAAAAAGTCCTCGATACCCTTCCGCCCGACAGAAGGGCGAGCGAATTGAGAAGTGCTTTCGACAATTTCGGAATGAAAGAGCTTGCCGCCGAGCAGCTCGAAAAGCTTTACGAAATGGGGAAACTTAACTTGTACGAAAAACAATCCCTTCTTTCGTACTGGTTATACGGAAACCAAAATGTCTACAGAGATACCATCCCCGACAGCTTTTTCAGTAGCCCCAACCGTGCCAAGGCGGTTAAATTGATGGAGGAAATTGCACCCGTTGACACCGAGGTTTCCGATTCCACTACCACCGTAATGTTGATTTGTTATTATGCAAAAATCGGAGATTCGGAAAAACTTTCGCAGGCGTTGAAAAAATTCCTTCCGAAGATTCAGAATCAGTGGAATTTGAGACAGATTGCAAAGCGGCTAATTCTGGGAACCGACGGTTTCCCGAAAGACGAAAAACTTGCCCAGTCGCTGCTGAACAGGCTTATGATTACCGAAAGGGCCGATTTTTATCGAAATCTTGCGTTAGGGGTTACTTGGTCTTATTCCGACTATTATATCCCCCCGAAGCAGATGCAAAAGTTTTTGAGAACCTCCGCAGAGTTGGGGAACAAGGACGCAGCCAAGCATTTGCTCAGCTGGTTCGGCTATTTCGACGCACTCGAGTTTTGTGATTCTCTCAAAGACAGGGCTGCAGCCGAGAATTTGAAGGCGTGTTATCAAGCCGAAAACGGCGACTGGAGCAGCGCAGTGGAATCGTTCAAAGAATCGGCGCAGTTCGGCGGCGAATACGCGAAGCTTACTCTCGCCTGTTGCAAGTACGAGGGCAGAGGAATGGCGGTCGACAAAGCCGTCGCGCTTTCCGAAATGGAAAAACTCGTAAATTCCCTCAAGCCCTATCCTAATTCTTATATATATTCCAATGCTAAATCCCAAATTTCATTGCTTTTCGGCGAGAAGTCGGAAGTCTACGGGAAGTTTCTTGATTTGTGCAACCTTGCGGGAATTGCAGACAGTGCCTATGACAAATATCAGGTATTGTCGGATTATCCAGAAGCGGGGCGCGAGGTCAAGATTCTCGAGCTTGCAAAATCTTTCTACTCTTGGCGCAAGGACAATTTCAATTCTTCGGGTGAATTCCTCGATACCAAAAAAGCAAAAAATAAAAAGGTAAACATTGAGCTGGATTATGAATATACGTTTTCGTTAATGAGCGGCGAGGACGGCGAAAAGAATCCCGAAAAGGCTTTTAATATCATTAAAAATAATTACGCCTACGACAATCTGGGGCAATTCTGGCTCGCCTATTGCTACCGAAACGGAATCGGCACGAAAGCCGACCCCGACAAAGCAGACAAACTTTTGGCTTCAATCGATGTATCGGATCGCGTGCCGAATTTTGCATTTTTCAAGAATGCCCCGAAGCTTCCCGACGATGCGCTGAAACCGCTTGTCGAACGCTATATCGCAGGAGCAAAGACGGGCAGAATGTTGGCGAACGCCGCGCGGCTTTATCTGCGCGGCACGAACGGGCTTGCGCCCGACTTCGCCCGCGCGGTCGAGCTTTACGAACAGGCGGCGGCTCTCGACGGCAGGTTTTTCAAAAAGCTTGCCGAAGTCTACAAGAATAATTGGAAGTTGAAAGACGACAAAAAATATTTCGAAAACCTCAGCCGCTATTTCGACTATTGCAAAAAGGAATTATCGTATGTTCCGCGCGACGCCTACTTCGATTTGGCTCTTTGCCATTTGAACGGCAGGGGAACGGCGCGCGACGTAGCAAAGGCGTTGGAGTATTTCGAAAAGGCTGCCGAACGCCCGTATTCGACCAAAACAGTTCCCGCCCTCGAAGCCCTTGCGTACTGCGCCGAAAAGGGAATCGGGCGACCATCCGACCCCGCCGAAGCCGCAAAATTGCGCAAAAAGGCCGAGGAGCTTATGCTCGCCCAAACGTATCCAACTGGCGCGAAGAATGCCGTTGCAATCGCCAATCTTTACAACAAGGGCGGCTTGGAGTACAACCCAGAGCGCAAATTGCGTTGGCTTGAATTTTCGCGCAAGAACTTTCCGTCGCTTTCGATTCTCCGCGAATTCTACGATTTCTATACGAAGAATCCGAAACTCCGCGACTGGAAAAAGGCGAACGAATTTCTCGACGAGCACGCAAAGTACGCGCCGCATTCGCCGTGGGGCTTGTACCGCCGCGGGCTTTCGCTCGTCGTGGGCGCGGGTTGCGAAAAGGACGCCAAACAGGGAATCGCCCTGTTGGAGGAATCTTCCGAGCGCGGCAGAAGCGAGGCTGCGGAATTTCTCGCCTACGTCTACGACAAGGGAATCGGCGTTCCGCGCGACGAAAAGCTTGCCGAAAAGTGGCTTGCCGAGCTTAAAAAGAAAGTGCGCGCCTATCGCTGGCTTGCCGCAAAATACATTAACGGCACGAATTTCATAACCGACGCCGACCGCGCTAAATTCCTCCTGAAATTGGGTGCGGACAACGGCGACTACCGCTCGAAGTTCTATTTTGAAAACTTCGAAAAGTTCGTTTCCGATTCGCAAAAATAA
- the metF gene encoding methylenetetrahydrofolate reductase [NAD(P)H], whose translation MENNRNIKDKFANGRTVFSVEFFPPKTEEGARQILRTAKKLQELSPDYASITYGAGGSTRERTLDYGELLRDIFGFEIMPHLTCLGHSKDEIAAILDRFEKSGFRNVMALRGDPPKGETAFVPHPDGFKHANELVEFVKLRHPHFGIGCAGYPEKHPEAASLDADIDNLKRKIDAGADFVITQMFFENSHFFNFVDKCRAAGIDKPVIAGILPALSLKQVMNFKSMCSTQIPDALVERLRAAPEDGGAQVGLDWAKEQIAELKERKVAGIHLYILNRAESAIRLSHIIRGR comes from the coding sequence ATGGAAAACAATCGAAATATAAAAGACAAATTCGCGAACGGCAGGACCGTGTTTTCGGTCGAATTTTTCCCGCCGAAAACCGAGGAGGGCGCGCGCCAGATTCTGCGCACGGCTAAAAAATTGCAGGAGCTTTCGCCCGACTATGCGTCTATTACATACGGCGCGGGCGGCTCCACGCGCGAGCGCACGCTCGACTACGGCGAGCTTTTGCGCGACATTTTCGGCTTCGAAATCATGCCGCACCTCACATGCCTCGGGCATTCGAAAGACGAAATCGCCGCCATACTCGACCGCTTCGAAAAGTCGGGCTTCCGCAATGTCATGGCGTTGCGCGGCGACCCTCCGAAGGGCGAAACGGCGTTCGTGCCGCACCCCGACGGCTTCAAGCATGCGAACGAGCTTGTGGAGTTCGTGAAGTTGCGCCACCCGCACTTCGGAATCGGCTGCGCGGGCTATCCCGAAAAGCACCCCGAAGCGGCTTCGCTCGACGCCGACATCGACAACCTCAAACGCAAAATCGACGCGGGCGCGGACTTCGTCATAACGCAGATGTTTTTCGAAAACTCGCATTTCTTCAACTTCGTGGACAAGTGCCGCGCGGCGGGAATCGACAAGCCCGTGATTGCGGGCATTCTCCCCGCGCTGTCGCTCAAACAGGTGATGAACTTCAAGTCGATGTGCTCCACGCAAATTCCCGACGCGCTCGTGGAACGCCTCCGCGCCGCGCCCGAAGACGGCGGGGCGCAGGTAGGCTTGGACTGGGCGAAAGAGCAGATTGCCGAGCTTAAAGAGCGCAAAGTTGCGGGCATACACTTGTATATTCTAAACCGCGCGGAATCGGCGATAAGGCTTTCGCACATCATACGCGGAAGATAG
- the alr gene encoding alanine racemase codes for MVADKIVNKHILRSWIEVDFDRLESNVRSIKNSLPKGVKYVAVVKADAYGHCMPQALVRFLRGGADLFAVANLYEASRVREVVSDRQVLVLSPILKEERPLVFDYGATPAVSSYAEAQAFDELAAKRGKILGAHIKLDTGMGRAGVWHEKADEVFPKILSLPHLKINGIFSHLSSADTDRDYTFGQVEIFRKVVCKYGSPDMLLHIHNSAGLSYIPIEPPLNAVRMGLVQYGINPFDDGGGFESLGLRSVLAFKARILAVGERGGKKIASVCAGYADGVPAGFNSDARVLVGGKRCKILDCVGLDEMYIDVSGVDAHVGDEVSFIGEQNGAEISLADYSRWTSRIPWETMVAIPRRVDRILK; via the coding sequence ATGGTCGCTGATAAAATCGTGAACAAGCATATTTTGAGGTCGTGGATTGAGGTCGATTTCGACAGGCTCGAATCGAACGTCAGGAGCATTAAAAATTCGCTGCCGAAGGGCGTGAAATACGTCGCGGTCGTGAAGGCGGACGCCTACGGGCACTGCATGCCGCAGGCGCTTGTCCGCTTTCTGCGCGGCGGGGCTGACTTGTTCGCGGTGGCGAACCTCTACGAGGCGTCGCGCGTGCGCGAGGTCGTCTCAGACAGGCAGGTTCTGGTGCTCAGCCCGATTCTCAAAGAGGAGCGCCCGCTGGTTTTCGACTACGGCGCAACGCCCGCGGTTTCGTCGTACGCCGAGGCGCAGGCGTTCGACGAACTCGCCGCAAAGCGCGGGAAAATCCTCGGTGCGCACATCAAGCTCGACACTGGCATGGGTCGCGCGGGCGTCTGGCACGAAAAGGCGGACGAGGTTTTTCCGAAAATCCTCTCGCTGCCGCACCTGAAAATCAACGGCATATTCTCGCACCTTTCGAGCGCGGACACCGACAGAGACTACACGTTCGGGCAGGTCGAAATTTTCAGGAAAGTCGTGTGCAAATACGGCTCGCCCGACATGCTTTTGCATATCCACAACAGCGCGGGGCTTAGCTATATTCCGATTGAGCCGCCGCTGAACGCCGTCCGCATGGGGCTTGTGCAGTACGGCATAAATCCGTTCGACGACGGCGGCGGTTTCGAGTCTTTGGGGCTGCGCTCCGTGCTCGCGTTCAAGGCGCGGATTTTGGCTGTGGGCGAGCGCGGCGGAAAGAAAATAGCCTCGGTCTGCGCGGGCTACGCCGACGGCGTCCCCGCGGGCTTCAATTCCGACGCCCGCGTGCTCGTGGGCGGCAAACGCTGCAAGATTTTGGACTGCGTGGGTCTCGACGAAATGTACATCGACGTAAGCGGCGTCGACGCGCACGTCGGCGACGAAGTCTCGTTCATCGGCGAGCAGAACGGCGCGGAAATTTCCCTCGCCGATTACAGCCGCTGGACGAGCCGCATTCCGTGGGAAACCATGGTCGCCATTCCGCGCAGGGTGGACAGAATATTAAAATAA
- a CDS encoding YraN family protein has protein sequence MFERIFEIFRRNETPAARIGRLGENAAAKFLAGEGMKIVARNFRSGHGEIDIVARDAGCLVFVEVKTRSENAVVDGYYAAVSKKKLAVLRKCARAFMSRMPNKPDNWRFDAVEVRHDRDGKPVSVRHFPNVG, from the coding sequence ATGTTCGAACGCATTTTTGAGATTTTCCGCCGAAACGAAACGCCAGCCGCCCGCATCGGCAGGCTGGGCGAAAACGCCGCCGCAAAATTTCTGGCGGGCGAGGGAATGAAAATCGTCGCCCGAAATTTCAGAAGCGGGCACGGCGAAATCGACATCGTGGCGCGGGACGCCGGCTGCCTCGTGTTCGTGGAGGTCAAGACGCGCTCCGAAAACGCGGTTGTTGACGGATACTACGCGGCGGTGTCGAAAAAGAAGCTCGCCGTTTTGCGCAAATGCGCCCGCGCGTTCATGTCGCGCATGCCGAACAAGCCCGACAACTGGCGTTTCGACGCCGTGGAGGTGCGCCACGACCGCGACGGCAAACCCGTCTCCGTAAGGCATTTTCCGAACGTGGGCTAA
- a CDS encoding folylpolyglutamate synthase/dihydrofolate synthase family protein, whose product MNDFSAFEKTEDFLYALRNAGSKYSLDRIRAFCAALGNPQNGYPKIHVAGTNGKGSVCAMLERVLRGRGLNVGMFTSPHLTYLGERIQVNRVPVSKPDLVGYAAKLRGVADSVFDPSNIAEYPSFFEYMTAAAFLYFSEKNVDCAVVEVGLGGRLDSTNIILPELSVITSVGLDHIQMLGSTVAEIAREKAGIIKEGVPVVCGFLPPEAMRVAEEVAAEKHAPLYKAEDFFPNDSDLPETSLYGYYQRRNAATAVLCARVLRERAAAGVAPQIFSRLEESAARSALLDVSWAARWQKIPLANGAELILDASHNEEGARTLESNLASLPKSVRPVIAVGVLGEERAVPLLKVVKKYARKIILLVPDQPRALGFAALRKCLGECPVEIVEAKVSDVFGAGNACAAVSRGETIVSTGSIYLAGEVLAALSGGESDNLQDIPYK is encoded by the coding sequence ATGAACGACTTTTCCGCTTTCGAAAAAACAGAGGACTTCCTCTACGCGCTGCGCAACGCCGGCTCGAAGTATTCGCTCGACCGCATTCGCGCGTTCTGCGCCGCGCTCGGAAACCCGCAGAACGGCTACCCGAAAATCCACGTCGCAGGAACGAACGGCAAAGGCTCCGTCTGCGCAATGCTCGAACGCGTTTTGCGCGGGCGCGGGCTGAACGTCGGCATGTTCACCTCTCCGCACCTGACGTATTTGGGCGAGCGCATTCAGGTGAACCGCGTTCCCGTTTCGAAGCCCGACCTCGTGGGCTACGCGGCGAAACTGCGCGGAGTTGCGGACTCGGTTTTCGACCCGTCAAACATCGCCGAATACCCGTCGTTTTTCGAATACATGACGGCGGCGGCGTTCCTTTATTTCTCCGAAAAAAACGTCGATTGCGCCGTAGTGGAAGTCGGCTTGGGCGGCAGGCTCGACTCCACAAACATCATTCTTCCCGAACTCTCCGTGATAACCTCCGTGGGGCTTGACCACATTCAAATGCTCGGCTCTACCGTGGCGGAAATCGCGCGGGAAAAGGCGGGGATAATAAAGGAGGGCGTGCCCGTCGTTTGCGGATTTTTGCCGCCAGAGGCAATGCGGGTTGCGGAGGAGGTCGCGGCGGAAAAACACGCGCCGCTCTACAAGGCGGAGGACTTTTTCCCGAACGATTCCGACCTGCCCGAAACTTCGCTCTACGGCTACTACCAGCGCAGGAACGCCGCGACCGCCGTTTTGTGCGCAAGGGTTTTGCGCGAACGCGCGGCGGCGGGCGTTGCGCCGCAAATATTCTCGCGCTTGGAGGAGTCCGCCGCACGTTCCGCGCTGCTCGACGTTTCGTGGGCGGCGCGTTGGCAGAAAATTCCGCTCGCGAACGGCGCGGAGCTGATTCTCGACGCGTCGCACAACGAGGAGGGGGCGCGGACTCTCGAAAGCAACTTGGCGTCGCTGCCGAAGTCTGTGCGTCCCGTAATCGCGGTGGGCGTTTTGGGCGAGGAACGCGCCGTGCCGCTGCTCAAAGTGGTGAAAAAATACGCGCGGAAAATAATTTTGCTCGTTCCCGACCAGCCCCGCGCATTGGGCTTTGCCGCGCTCAGAAAGTGCCTCGGCGAATGCCCCGTCGAGATTGTAGAGGCGAAAGTTTCCGACGTTTTCGGGGCGGGCAACGCGTGCGCGGCGGTCTCGCGCGGCGAGACCATTGTTTCGACAGGCTCGATTTACCTTGCGGGCGAAGTCCTCGCCGCGCTGTCGGGCGGAGAGTCCGACAATCTCCAAGACATTCCGTACAAATAA
- a CDS encoding alpha-L-rhamnosidase N-terminal domain-containing protein, with protein sequence MRKLLLTVSALAVCAAAFATPQDFDRKIHTKIWTAKWAGDPAYYTPEYRVLHFRRSFDLPKKPESFKINVSADQRFVLYVNGRRVARGPARGDLDRWYFDTLDIAPHLKSGKNVIAALVWHAGKNAPKAQISERLSFVLDGATDAENFVATPSKWKMKKSAAFSPTRNRWYTGPGDNIDASKYDWGWTEPDFDDSSWRNAQYVGAAYTCASAWGEAGRALTPREIPQMEEKPVRMKSVRRFSGVEAVPNFIAGEKFEIPANTKCRVLLDNGVLTNAYPVLKTSKGAGAVVKVNYAEGMFDKSGIKGNRDEIEGRDFNASEEVFDIFRPDGGASREFSPLWFRTYRYVGLDIETKGEPLVIEDMYGIFTGYPFEENGKFDSDDASLAKIWEVGWRTARLCALETYVDCPYYEQLQYAGDTRIQALISLYVSGDDRLMRQAITAFDNSRTHLNITQSRFPSSLTQFIPPFSLYWIEMICDYAMFRGDFDFLSDKLIGVRSVLAWYTKQLDGGLLKPRLPFWNFVDWSEKTKGANSEGWWHGVPPEGENEGSAITTLQLAIAMRDASVLMRKMGYPNDADEFYARYKEIAKAVREKCWDAERGIFVDYAGAKSTSQHVNILAILADVLDESEQPALMKKVLESGEMTPCTIYFKFYLMEALRKVGMGDLYLPQLREWRDMLGAGLTTFAETPEPSRSDCHAWSSSPNYHLLSLVCGVMPADYGFSKIRVSPNLGDLKEISGTIPHPKGEIRVMFRKNLEGGIDGSIKTPVGGEFEWRGAKTKLRAGDNEIRVK encoded by the coding sequence ATGAGAAAACTGCTTTTAACCGTTTCCGCGCTTGCGGTTTGCGCTGCGGCTTTTGCGACGCCGCAAGACTTCGACCGCAAAATCCACACAAAAATTTGGACGGCAAAATGGGCGGGAGACCCCGCCTACTACACGCCCGAATACCGCGTGCTGCATTTCCGCCGCTCGTTCGATTTGCCCAAAAAGCCCGAAAGCTTCAAAATCAACGTGAGCGCCGACCAGCGTTTTGTGCTGTACGTCAACGGCAGGCGCGTTGCGCGCGGGCCCGCCCGCGGCGACCTCGACAGGTGGTATTTCGACACGCTCGACATCGCCCCGCATTTGAAGTCTGGCAAAAACGTCATAGCCGCGCTCGTCTGGCATGCGGGCAAGAACGCACCGAAGGCGCAGATTTCCGAGAGGCTTTCGTTTGTGCTCGACGGCGCGACTGACGCCGAAAACTTTGTGGCAACGCCCTCCAAGTGGAAAATGAAAAAGTCGGCGGCGTTTTCGCCCACCCGCAACCGCTGGTACACAGGCCCCGGCGACAATATCGACGCGTCGAAGTACGACTGGGGCTGGACTGAGCCTGACTTTGACGACTCCTCTTGGCGCAACGCCCAGTATGTCGGCGCGGCGTACACTTGCGCTTCGGCCTGGGGAGAGGCTGGGCGCGCCCTCACTCCGCGCGAGATTCCCCAGATGGAGGAAAAGCCCGTGCGCATGAAGAGCGTGCGCCGTTTTTCGGGGGTCGAAGCCGTCCCGAATTTCATAGCCGGCGAAAAGTTCGAAATTCCCGCAAACACAAAGTGCCGCGTGCTTTTGGACAACGGCGTTTTGACGAACGCGTATCCCGTGCTGAAAACGTCGAAGGGCGCGGGGGCGGTTGTAAAGGTAAACTACGCCGAGGGCATGTTCGACAAGAGCGGAATCAAGGGCAACCGCGACGAAATCGAGGGGCGCGACTTCAACGCAAGCGAGGAAGTCTTCGACATATTCCGTCCCGACGGCGGGGCGTCGCGCGAATTTTCGCCCCTGTGGTTCAGGACGTACAGGTACGTCGGCTTGGACATCGAGACAAAGGGCGAGCCGCTCGTTATCGAGGACATGTACGGAATTTTCACGGGCTACCCATTCGAGGAAAACGGCAAGTTCGACTCCGACGACGCGTCGCTTGCGAAGATTTGGGAGGTCGGTTGGCGCACCGCGCGTCTCTGCGCCCTCGAAACCTACGTCGATTGCCCCTACTACGAGCAGCTTCAATACGCGGGCGACACCCGCATTCAGGCTCTGATTTCGCTGTACGTTTCCGGCGACGACAGGCTGATGCGTCAGGCGATTACCGCGTTCGACAATTCGCGCACGCACCTGAACATAACGCAGTCGCGCTTTCCGTCGAGCCTCACGCAGTTCATTCCGCCGTTTTCCCTCTACTGGATTGAAATGATTTGCGACTACGCCATGTTCCGCGGCGACTTCGACTTCCTTTCCGACAAGCTCATCGGCGTCCGCTCCGTGCTTGCGTGGTACACAAAACAGCTCGACGGCGGGCTGCTCAAACCGAGGCTTCCGTTCTGGAATTTCGTCGATTGGAGCGAAAAGACAAAGGGCGCAAATTCCGAGGGCTGGTGGCACGGCGTTCCGCCCGAAGGCGAAAACGAAGGCTCGGCGATAACAACCCTCCAGCTTGCGATTGCCATGCGCGACGCCTCCGTTCTCATGCGCAAAATGGGCTACCCGAACGACGCCGACGAATTTTACGCCCGCTACAAGGAAATCGCAAAGGCGGTTCGCGAAAAGTGTTGGGACGCCGAACGCGGAATTTTTGTCGACTACGCGGGCGCGAAATCCACAAGCCAGCACGTCAACATTTTGGCGATTCTCGCCGACGTTTTGGACGAATCGGAACAGCCCGCGCTGATGAAAAAAGTCCTCGAATCCGGCGAGATGACTCCGTGCACAATCTATTTCAAATTCTACCTCATGGAGGCTCTCCGCAAGGTCGGCATGGGCGACCTCTACCTGCCGCAGCTGCGCGAGTGGCGCGACATGCTCGGCGCGGGGCTTACGACTTTCGCCGAAACTCCCGAACCGTCGCGCTCCGACTGCCACGCGTGGAGTTCAAGCCCCAACTACCATCTGCTGTCGCTTGTGTGCGGCGTGATGCCCGCCGACTACGGGTTCTCGAAAATCCGCGTGTCGCCGAATCTGGGCGACTTGAAGGAAATTTCGGGAACAATTCCGCACCCGAAAGGCGAAATCAGGGTGATGTTCAGAAAGAACCTCGAAGGCGGAATCGACGGCTCGATAAAAACGCCCGTCGGGGGCGAATTCGAATGGCGCGGCGCAAAGACAAAACTTCGCGCGGGCGACAACGAAATCAGGGTGAAATAA
- a CDS encoding tetratricopeptide repeat protein: MKKIVVSLMSIGCALCVFADAFDFDAKLKLAEKGDAVAQNEIGEYYADGGGGKFSPRYMTAFAWWEKAAQNGNARALTNIGAAWYAGNGVKRNGPKAVAYWLEAAKRGDPEAQYLMGQAYSGGISVLPDVNTAVFWWDKAAKQNHPKAQFCLAFAYAKGQGVRERDPQKAFELWKAAAEQGHLQAQVYLALCYFTGEGVKPDLAKAFSIWTAAADFGNRDAMRYLGILYANGTGVKKDTKRAMELFAAAAKKGDKEAAAYYEQLRLDSSVPAPKSIK; the protein is encoded by the coding sequence ATGAAAAAAATAGTAGTAAGTTTGATGTCGATTGGGTGTGCGTTGTGTGTGTTTGCCGACGCGTTTGATTTCGACGCCAAGTTGAAGCTTGCCGAAAAGGGCGACGCCGTTGCCCAGAACGAAATCGGCGAATATTATGCCGACGGCGGCGGCGGCAAGTTCTCGCCCCGCTACATGACGGCTTTTGCCTGGTGGGAGAAAGCCGCCCAAAACGGCAATGCCCGCGCCTTGACAAACATCGGCGCGGCTTGGTACGCAGGAAACGGCGTAAAGCGCAACGGGCCCAAGGCTGTCGCCTACTGGCTTGAAGCCGCCAAGCGCGGCGACCCAGAGGCTCAATACCTCATGGGGCAGGCGTACAGTGGCGGAATTTCCGTTTTGCCCGACGTCAACACTGCCGTTTTCTGGTGGGACAAGGCCGCCAAGCAGAACCACCCCAAGGCTCAGTTTTGTCTTGCTTTTGCCTATGCAAAGGGGCAGGGCGTGCGCGAGCGCGACCCTCAAAAGGCGTTCGAGCTTTGGAAAGCCGCCGCCGAGCAGGGGCATTTGCAGGCGCAGGTATATCTTGCCCTCTGCTACTTCACGGGCGAGGGCGTAAAGCCCGACCTCGCAAAAGCCTTCTCGATTTGGACTGCCGCCGCCGACTTCGGCAACCGCGACGCCATGCGCTATCTCGGCATTCTCTATGCCAACGGCACGGGCGTGAAGAAGGACACGAAACGCGCCATGGAGCTTTTTGCCGCCGCCGCAAAAAAGGGCGACAAGGAGGCGGCGGCGTACTACGAGCAGTTGCGGCTCGACTCTTCCGTGCCCGCGCCGAAATCGATAAAGTAG